A section of the Pimelobacter simplex genome encodes:
- a CDS encoding ABC-F family ATP-binding cassette domain-containing protein: MPEPRSLINLERISKSFGVRPLLTDVSLGIGEGERIGIVGRNGDGKTTLLRILTGTEEPDAGRVSRQRGILIGVLTQHDDFEDSHTVREVVLQGMADHEWAADSRLREIVDVLLAGVELDRAVAGLSGGERRRCALAGLLLGDHDLVILDEPTNHLDVEAVAWLAAHLAARPSALVVVTHDRWFLDAVCDQTWEVHDGVVDTYEGGYAAFVLAKAERQRQAAASEVRRQNLVRKELAWLRRGAPARTSKPKFRIDAANALIEDVPPPRDRLELQRFATQRLGKDVIDLEDVDFSRGTRQLLSHATWRLGPGDRIGLVGVNGAGKTSVLSLLSGAAAPSVGKVRHGRTVALQHLSQDVDFEDPEARVLDTVEGIRRVAKTADGEISATSMLERFGFTGDKLTARLGDLSGGERRRFQLLRLLLTEPNVLLLDEPTNDLDIETLNVLEDFLDGWPGTLVVVSHDRYFLERVTDSVWALLGDGQVSMLPRGVEEYLERRRQMLRHDAAPAPGAVRAPAPAAAAAAAVAAVATPPKARAGSAEERAAKKTVARLDKVLERLSAQEAELTAALVAHATDPERLTTLGTELAALQEEKEAAELEWLQAAELLD, translated from the coding sequence ATGCCTGAGCCCCGCAGCCTGATCAACCTGGAGCGGATCTCGAAGTCCTTCGGCGTCCGCCCCCTGCTCACCGACGTCTCGCTCGGTATCGGCGAGGGCGAGCGGATCGGCATCGTCGGCCGCAACGGCGACGGCAAGACGACGCTGCTGCGCATCCTCACCGGCACCGAGGAGCCGGACGCCGGCCGGGTCTCGCGCCAGCGCGGCATCCTGATCGGCGTGCTGACCCAGCACGACGACTTCGAGGACTCCCACACGGTGCGTGAGGTCGTGCTCCAGGGCATGGCAGACCACGAGTGGGCCGCGGACTCCCGGCTGCGCGAGATCGTCGACGTCCTGCTGGCGGGGGTCGAGCTCGACCGTGCCGTGGCCGGCCTCTCCGGCGGCGAGCGCCGCCGCTGCGCGCTGGCCGGGCTGCTCCTCGGCGACCACGACCTCGTGATCCTCGACGAGCCCACCAACCACCTCGACGTCGAGGCCGTCGCGTGGCTCGCGGCCCACCTCGCCGCGCGGCCGTCCGCGCTCGTCGTCGTCACCCACGACCGCTGGTTCCTCGACGCGGTGTGCGATCAGACCTGGGAGGTGCACGACGGCGTCGTCGACACCTACGAGGGCGGCTACGCCGCCTTCGTCCTGGCCAAGGCCGAGCGCCAGCGCCAGGCCGCCGCCTCGGAGGTACGCCGGCAGAACCTCGTCCGCAAGGAGCTCGCCTGGCTGCGCCGCGGAGCCCCCGCGCGTACGTCCAAGCCGAAGTTCCGCATCGACGCCGCCAACGCCCTCATCGAGGACGTCCCGCCGCCGCGCGACCGTCTCGAGCTCCAGCGCTTCGCCACCCAGCGGCTCGGCAAGGACGTCATCGACCTCGAGGACGTCGACTTCTCCCGCGGGACCCGCCAGCTGCTGTCCCACGCGACCTGGCGCCTGGGCCCCGGCGACCGGATCGGCCTCGTCGGCGTCAACGGCGCCGGCAAGACCTCCGTCCTGTCGCTGCTGTCCGGCGCGGCCGCGCCCTCGGTCGGCAAGGTCCGCCACGGCCGTACAGTCGCGCTCCAGCACCTCTCCCAGGACGTCGACTTCGAGGACCCCGAGGCCCGCGTCCTCGACACCGTCGAGGGCATCCGCCGGGTCGCCAAGACCGCCGACGGCGAGATCAGCGCGACCTCGATGCTCGAGCGCTTCGGGTTCACCGGCGACAAGCTCACCGCCCGCCTCGGCGACCTCTCCGGAGGCGAGCGCCGCCGGTTCCAGCTGCTCCGGCTGCTGCTGACCGAGCCCAACGTCCTGCTCCTGGACGAGCCCACCAACGACCTCGACATCGAGACCCTGAACGTCCTCGAGGACTTCCTCGACGGCTGGCCGGGGACGCTCGTGGTGGTCTCGCACGACCGGTACTTCCTCGAGCGCGTCACCGACTCGGTCTGGGCGCTGCTCGGCGACGGGCAGGTCTCGATGCTGCCGCGCGGGGTCGAGGAGTACCTCGAGCGCCGCCGGCAGATGCTGCGGCACGACGCCGCCCCGGCTCCGGGCGCGGTCCGGGCGCCGGCTCCGGCCGCAGCGGCCGCAGCGGCCGTGGCGGCCGTGGCGACTCCGCCCAAGGCGCGGGCCGGATCGGCCGAGGAGCGCGCGGCGAAGAAGACCGTCGCCCGCCTCGACAAGGTCCTCGAGCGGCTCTCCGCCCAGGAGGCCGAGCTGACCGCCGCGCTCGTCGCGCACGCGACGGACCCGGAGCGGCTGACCACGCTCGGTACCGAGCTCGCCGCGCTCCAGGAGGAGAAGGAGGCGGCCGAGCTCGAGTGGCTCCAGGCCGCCGAACTGCTCGACTAG